A single region of the Acidobacteriota bacterium genome encodes:
- a CDS encoding M12 family metallo-peptidase: protein MTISRSGRFGCFPVPAVSRRWGLLPLCLFLLLPGANVEAQRLLDLGPVIVDPAVAEPGVVPYAVDLDIDLVRSAPQRLEVPAPDGGLMVAELSVFEDRGGGDAMWAGRVVGSDYESVVFTVVNDHLVGQFGVPGGAKYRISARPDGRGRIENMSTMTRKPKEEFCPGGVTPGRPLPEAAIEAQRTGDPERMVQASNHNHLDMLIVYSEAARQRYEARDGSVDAPVQASIDYLNTVFRNGDLDVVAQLVHHEQAPASLTISSSGGQVLGRLRNNQEVQALRAEHQADLVHIFVTAEVTDVCGIAHLLAKGDTAASFSPDGYGLTVMQGCGDETFAHEVGHNLGGHHDPPNASGCFEDADCRNNNLVAPYAFGHTWFSGSSPNPPDKDTIMSYGSGEVEPWFSTVRVQPRIGGRQVTLGVAGERENERAVRGTIGLAVRLSDSLPGGSGPDPDPDPDPEPPPPPGTGPTAPGNLTGTSTGPTSVRLSWVDRSDDETGFEVQLRQAGSGWRTVSTLPANSTSADVAGLASGGRYEFRVRSFNDAGRSPSNVVTIVLPSAEFTDCVPTAPQIVFDHGYSVSMCIEYEKDGETVQADAVDYGLDSAESGLLYFFDRDNSEVLIKVLDACRINNHRWVFVAPVTTLAFNLYVDETATGERWEHRNPRGGVTATTESNIEAFPCGPAASAATVADDGDASDGTAGVDLVDAGFPLSPAPSPASAVVDPAPRSPVTVSLPITAGGEAECEPQPVRTLRGGYTVNMCVEHIRNGETVVEVVRDYELDSEQSAILYFFDRDNAEVLIKVLDGCRINGHRWVFVAPVTTLAFNLSIEPPGGGKPWTHENRLNRTAAAKSDIVAFACEP, encoded by the coding sequence ATGACTATTTCTCGTTCGGGCCGGTTCGGGTGCTTCCCGGTCCCGGCCGTTTCCAGGCGGTGGGGTTTGCTGCCGCTTTGTCTCTTCCTGCTGCTACCCGGCGCGAACGTCGAGGCGCAGCGTTTACTGGACCTGGGCCCCGTCATCGTCGACCCGGCGGTGGCGGAACCGGGTGTCGTGCCCTACGCGGTCGACCTCGACATCGACCTCGTTCGTTCCGCTCCGCAGCGCCTGGAAGTACCGGCGCCGGACGGCGGGTTGATGGTTGCCGAGTTGAGCGTCTTCGAGGATCGTGGCGGCGGCGACGCGATGTGGGCCGGCCGGGTCGTCGGCTCGGATTACGAGAGCGTTGTGTTCACGGTCGTGAACGACCACCTGGTGGGCCAGTTCGGCGTTCCGGGCGGCGCGAAGTACCGCATCTCGGCCCGGCCCGACGGACGCGGGCGGATCGAGAACATGTCGACGATGACGCGCAAGCCGAAGGAGGAGTTCTGCCCCGGGGGCGTGACTCCGGGCCGGCCGTTACCGGAAGCCGCGATCGAGGCGCAGCGGACGGGCGATCCGGAGCGGATGGTCCAGGCATCGAACCACAACCATCTCGACATGCTGATCGTCTACAGCGAGGCGGCCCGCCAGCGCTACGAGGCCCGCGACGGCTCGGTGGACGCTCCCGTGCAGGCATCGATCGACTACCTGAACACGGTGTTCCGCAATGGCGATCTGGATGTGGTCGCCCAGTTGGTGCATCACGAACAGGCTCCGGCCTCGCTGACGATCTCGAGTTCGGGTGGTCAGGTACTGGGCAGGCTCCGCAACAATCAGGAAGTGCAGGCGCTGCGCGCCGAGCATCAGGCGGACCTGGTTCACATCTTCGTGACCGCTGAGGTTACCGACGTCTGCGGTATTGCCCACCTTCTTGCGAAGGGCGATACGGCGGCATCCTTCTCGCCGGACGGCTACGGCCTGACGGTGATGCAGGGTTGCGGAGACGAGACCTTCGCCCACGAGGTCGGCCACAACCTGGGCGGGCATCACGATCCACCGAATGCCAGCGGGTGTTTCGAAGATGCGGATTGCCGGAACAACAACTTGGTCGCACCCTACGCCTTCGGGCACACCTGGTTCAGTGGATCGTCTCCGAACCCGCCGGACAAGGACACGATCATGAGCTACGGCAGCGGGGAAGTGGAGCCGTGGTTCTCCACCGTTCGGGTTCAGCCGAGAATCGGCGGCCGGCAGGTGACGCTTGGTGTCGCCGGCGAGCGGGAGAACGAGCGGGCTGTTCGGGGCACGATCGGTCTGGCGGTGCGCTTGAGCGACTCGCTGCCTGGAGGGTCCGGACCCGATCCGGATCCGGATCCCGATCCGGAGCCGCCCCCACCGCCGGGAACCGGACCGACGGCGCCGGGCAACCTGACCGGCACCTCGACCGGACCCACCAGCGTCCGCCTGAGCTGGGTGGACCGGTCGGACGACGAGACCGGCTTCGAGGTCCAGCTCCGGCAGGCCGGCAGCGGCTGGCGGACGGTTTCGACCCTGCCGGCGAACAGCACGAGCGCCGATGTCGCCGGACTGGCCTCCGGCGGGCGCTACGAGTTCCGGGTGCGGTCGTTCAACGACGCCGGCCGTTCCCCGAGCAACGTGGTGACCATCGTGCTGCCTTCGGCGGAGTTCACCGATTGCGTGCCGACGGCTCCGCAGATCGTCTTCGACCACGGGTACAGCGTGAGCATGTGCATCGAGTACGAGAAGGACGGCGAGACGGTGCAGGCCGACGCGGTCGACTACGGCCTCGATTCGGCCGAGTCGGGTCTTCTCTACTTCTTCGACCGGGACAACTCGGAGGTGCTGATCAAGGTGCTCGACGCCTGCAGGATCAATAACCACCGCTGGGTGTTCGTGGCGCCGGTGACGACGCTGGCGTTCAATCTCTACGTGGACGAGACGGCGACGGGGGAGCGGTGGGAACACCGGAACCCGCGCGGCGGCGTCACAGCGACGACGGAAAGCAACATCGAGGCCTTCCCCTGCGGTCCGGCTGCTTCGGCCGCGACGGTTGCGGATGACGGCGATGCCAGCGATGGCACTGCCGGAGTGGACCTCGTCGACGCGGGCTTCCCGCTCTCGCCCGCTCCATCCCCGGCGTCGGCGGTGGTCGACCCTGCGCCGCGGTCTCCGGTCACGGTGTCCCTGCCGATAACCGCCGGGGGAGAGGCGGAGTGCGAGCCGCAGCCGGTGCGGACCCTCCGCGGCGGCTACACGGTCAACATGTGCGTCGAGCACATCAGGAACGGCGAGACGGTGGTGGAGGTGGTCCGGGACTACGAGCTGGACTCGGAGCAGTCGGCCATCCTCTACTTCTTCGACCGCGACAACGCGGAAGTGCTGATCAAGGTGCTGGACGGCTGCAGGATCAACGGCCACCGCTGGGTGTTCGTGGCGCCGGTGACGACCCTGGCGTTCAACCTCTCGATCGAGCCGCCCGGCGGCGGCAAGCCCTGGACGCACGAGAACCGCCTCAACCGGACTGCCGCGGCGAAGAGCGACATCGTGGCGTTCGCCTGCGAGCCGTAA